One segment of Coffea arabica cultivar ET-39 chromosome 7c, Coffea Arabica ET-39 HiFi, whole genome shotgun sequence DNA contains the following:
- the LOC113699147 gene encoding UPF0496 protein 1-like has protein sequence MGSQFSKTKGQSTLTPPHRQGSNSSHSNHSSSNGEKAEDVASEADLSSYEAACQADPQLRSLDATLQERTSRAINSIAVGLDFRALSLDSLREVTECLLEMNQEVVNVILQCKKDIWKDQDLYDLVNDYFENSLQSLDFCTALEACLKRSLHTQSIVLLALQKFEEEHENAQAHSQEESVNPYPKTLQELSNFKATGDPFTQEFFSLFQDVYKQQVLMLEKLQAKKRKLDKKLKSMKGWRKVSNVIFIAAFVSVLICSVVAAAVTAPPVVTALAAAAAVPLGSMGKWLNSIWSKCERDLKGQREVIFSMQIGNYVVIKDLDSIRVLVDKLQIEIEALLQTADFAMREDEAVVIAVTEIKKKVSGFMKTIQDLNDHADKCSRDIRRARAVILRRIINYPSGSDQSNGMPFLS, from the coding sequence ATGGGTAGTCAATTTAGCAAAACCAAGGGACAGAGCACGCTCACCCCACCGCATCGACAGGGCAGCAACTCCAGTCACAGCAACCATAGTAGTAGTAATGGGGAAAAAGCTGAGGATGTCGCCTCCGAAGCTGATCTGAGCTCCTACGAAGCCGCCTGCCAAGCCGATCCACAGCTCCGGTCTTTAGACGCCACTCTCCAGGAACGCACCAGCCGAGCCATCAACTCTATAGCGGTAGGCCTCGACTTCAGGGCCCTCTCCCTCGACTCCCTCCGGGAAGTCACCGAATGCTTGCTGGAAATGAATCAAGAAGTAGTCAACGTCATCCTCCAATGCAAAAAAGATATCTGGAAAGACCAAGACTTATACGATCTGGTCAACGATTACTTCGAGAATAGCCTTCAAAGTTTGGACTTTTGTACTGCCCTCGAAGCTTGCCTCAAGCGTTCCCTCCATACCCAATCCATTGTTCTCCTCGCCTTGCAGAAATTCGAGGAGGAACATGAAAATGCCCAAGCCCATTCCCAAGAAGAATCCGTCAATCCTTATCCGAAAACCTTACAGGAGTTGTCCAATTTTAAGGCCACCGGCGACCCTTTTACTCAGGAGTTCTTTTCCTTGTTTCAAGATGTTTATAAGCAGCAAGTTTTGATGTTAGAGAAACTGCAAGCTAAAAAGAGGAAGcttgacaagaaattgaagtcaATGAAGGGTTGGAGGAAGGTGTCTAATGTTATTTTCATAGCAGCTTTTGTCTCTGTTTTGATTTGCTCCGTCGTGGCTGCGGCCGTTACGGCTCCGCCGGTGGTGACGGCATTGGCTGCGGCAGCAGCGGTGCCATTGGGGTCGATGGGTAAATGGTTGAATTCTATTTGGAGTAAGTGCGAGAGGGATTTGAAAGGGCAGAGGGAGGTTATTTTCTCGATGCAGATTGGGAATTACGTAGTGATTAAGGACTTGGATAGCATTAGGGTGCTTGTGGATAAGCTGCAGATTGAGATTGAGGCATTGCTGCAGACAGCTGATTTTGCCATGAGAGAAGATGAGGCTGTGGTGATCGCCGTGACTGAGATAAAGAAGAAGGTGAGTGGGTTTATGAAAACCATTCAGGATTTGAATGATCATGCTGACAAGTGTAGCAGGGATATTAGGAGAGCGAGGGCAGTGATTTTGAGGAGGATTATCAATTATCCCAGTGGCTCAGATCAGAGCAACGGTATGCCGTTTTTGTCATGA
- the LOC113699146 gene encoding pentatricopeptide repeat-containing protein At2g01390 has product MFTSHGSSKFLRKFQCFVVVRLDRPNGGYCKITTECMYSYPKHQHPEPVRQNSPKTKKSSRLINKRDAEPKTYMRDTITKISNILRYSTWDSAKNQLEGLAIKWDSFTVNQVLKTHPPMEKTWLLFNWAAGLKGFKHDRFTYTTMLDIFGEAGRISSMKYVFQQMQEKGIKIDVVTYTSLLHWLSNDGDVDGAINLWLEMRAKGCHPTVVSYTAYMKILFDHNRAKEGVEVYKEMLQAGCKPNCHTYTVLMEHLANAGRFKEVMEIFSNMQEAGVPPDKATCNILVGKCCSAKNIETMQQILQYMREKALVLRIGVYHEALETLMAAGENDILLKQVNNHLSVENIENVENNKFVGFTGDNISSLDRALVLHLSSKQNLVAIDCLLADLRGKSIKLDSGVISLIIEVNCSHCRQVGALTALEYSVELDIEVERTAYLVLLGLLIRTNSLANVVDVVYVMARTGVSLGTHLSALVIYRLGCARELGCAVKVFGLLPDEQRSTTTYTALIAAYFSAGDVDKGLKAFETMKRLQINVALGTYRVLITGLEKSGQVHKLDTYRTEKKILQGRSCPQDVSSEEIICNLLFASDFLV; this is encoded by the exons ATGTTTACTTCACATGGCAGCAGTAAGTTTCTTAGAAAGTTCCAGTGCTTCGTCGTTGTACGCCTTGATAGGCCTAATGGTGGGTATTGCAAGATTACCACCGAATGTATGTATTCCTATCCAAAACACCAACACCCGGAACCTGTTCGACAAAACTCCCCAAAGACGAAGAAATCTTCCAGATTAATTAATAAACGAGATGCAGAGCCTAAAACATATATGAGGGACACCATCACCAAAATATCCAATATTTTGCGGTATTCAACATGGGATTCGGCTAAAAACCAGCTAGAGGGGCTTGCTATAAAGTGGGATTCTTTCACAGTTAATCAAGTTCTCAAGACCCATCCGCCAATGGAGAAGACTTGGTTGCTTTTCAATTGGGCCGCCGGGCTAAAAGGGTTTAAGCACGATCGTTTTACTTATACGACTATGCTGGACATTTTCGGGGAAGCCGGGaggatatcatcaatgaagTATGTATTTCAGCAAATGCAGGAAAAGGGAATAAAGATTGATGTAGTTACTTATACCTCTCTTTTACATTGGCTATCTAATGATGGGGACGTCGATGGGGCAATTAACTTGTGGCTGGAGATGAGAGCAAAAGGATGTCATCCAACAGTGGTGTCCTACACTGCATATATGAAGATCTTGTTTGATCACAACAGAGCTAAGGAAGGCGTCGAGGTATACAAGGAGATGCTTCAAGCTGGTTGTAAGCCCAACTGTCACACATATACGGTTCTGATGGAACATCTTGCCAATGCTG GGAGATTCAAAGAAGTTATGGAGATCTTTAGCAACATGCAGGAAGCAGGGGTACCACCTGACAAAGCTACTTGCAATATTTTGGTTGGAAAATGTTGCAGTGCAAAAAACATAGAGACAATGCAGCAAATCCTCCAGTACATGAGAGAAAAGGCTCTTGTCCTTCGTATTGGTGTTTATCATGAAGCTCTTGAAACTTTGATGGCTGCTGGAGAGAATGATATACTCCTTAAACAAGTTAATAACCATTTATCTGTGGAAAACATTGAAAATGTAGAGAACAATAAATTTGTAGGTTTCACTGGGGACAATATATCTTCTCTGGATAGAGCACTTGTTTTGCATTTATCAAGCAAGCAAAATCTTGTAGCTATTGACTGCTTGCTAGCTGACTTGAGAGGCAAGAGTATCAAATTGGACTCTGGAGTAATTTCCTTGATTATAGAAGTAAATTGCTCTCATTGCAGACAGGTTGGAGCTTTGACAGCATTAGAATACAGTGTAGAACTAGACATAGAAGTTGAAAGAACTGCGTATCTAGTTTTATTAGGTTTACTTATTAGAACAAATTCCCTTGCAAATGTTGTGGATGTTGTTTATGTAATGGCTAGAACAGGAGTATCTCTTGGTACTCACCTAAGTGCTCTGGTTATATATCGTCTTGGCTGCGCCAGAGAGCTTGGTTGTGCTGTAAAAGTATTTGGTTTATTGCCTGATGAACAAAGAAGTACTACTACATATACTGCACTAATTGCTGCCTACTTCTCCGCTGGTGATGTTGACAAGGGGCTGAAAGCCTTTGAAACCATGAAAAGGCTGCAAATTAATGTTGCACTGGGGACATACCGTGTGCTCATAACCGGCCTTGAAAAAAGTGGCCAAGTTCACAAGTTGGACACCTATAGGACGGAGAAGAAAATCCTGCAGGGCAGAAGCTGTCCCCAAGACGTTTCAAGTGAGGAAATCATATGTAACCTTCTATTTGCTAGTGATTTTCTAGTTTGA
- the LOC113698201 gene encoding calcium uniporter protein 2, mitochondrial, whose translation MALKKTLAQRLFSIYRITNPSLASCRITSSTTAALNKALAPRSPDKIAPDPGDDGTFRRFFHRLPMGISPGLRSLPTGEGLIEKLRGMDIARDRIRLDGLRPPQPQQQQEEEEQGKITVEDARKLLRLSQLETVKARLTQIEKNCISQEEFLEICGDGCWGSEQAKQFAKMLDESGTVIVLGNVVFLRPQQVVKAIQGLMPASVSVPVPHPTDPRLKEELESMEEQKAAIDQKADLMVRRELWLGLAYMVLQTAAFMRLTFWELSWDVMEPICFYVTSIYCMAGYAFFLRTSKEPSFEGFFQSRFSSKQRRLMKLDNFDLEKYNELRKGFCPQSSQPAAPPNPISLTSWTNNDAEKMRVPTRA comes from the exons ATGGCGTTAAAGAAAACCCTGGCTCAGCGTCTATTCAGTATTTACAGAATAACCAATCCATCTCTAGCGAGTTGCCGGATTACTTCATCAACGACGGCGGCGCTTAATAAGGCCTTGGCCCCACGGAGCCCCGATAAAATCGCTCCGGATCCTGGAGATGACGGGACTTTCCGGAGGTTCTTCCACCGCCTACCGATGGGGATCTCCCCGGGGCTCCGGTCGCTGCCGACCGGGGAGGGGTTGATAGAGAAGTTGAGGGGAATGGACATCGCCAGAGATAGAATAAGGCTCGACGGACTGAGGCCGCCGCAGCCGCAGCAGcagcaggaggaggaggagcaggGGAAGATAACGGTGGAGGACGCGAGGAAGCTGCTAAGACTGTCGCAGCTGGAAACGGTGAAGGCGAGGCTGACGCAGATTGAGAAGAACTGCATCTCGCAGGAGGAATTTCTGGAGATCTGCGGGGACGGGTGTTGGGGTAGTGAACAGGCCAAACAGTTCGCAAAGATGCTCGATGAATCCGGCACGGTTATCGTGCTAGGAAATGTCGTGTTTCTCAGACCTCAACAG GTTGTGAAAGCCATCCAGGGCCTAATGCCTGCATCTGTATCAGTACCAGTACCCCACCCGACCGATCCAAGATTGAAGGAGGAGCTGGAATCAATGGAGGAGCAGAAGGCAGCCATTGACCAAAAGGCAGACCTGATGGTCCGCAGGGAGCTCTGGCTTGGGCTCGCCTACATGGTCCTCCAAACAGCTGCCTTCATGAGATTGACGTTCTGGGAACTTTCCTGGGACGTAATGGAGCCTATTTGCTTCTACGTCACATCCATTTACTGCATGGCTGGGTATGCCTTCTTCCTAAGGACATCCAAAGAGCCTTCCTTCGAAGGTTTCTTTCAGAGCCGATTTAGTTCCAAGCAGAGGCGACTAATGAAGCTTGacaattttgacctagaaaaGTATAATGAGCTCCGAAAAGGTTTCTGTCCTCAGTCATCGCAGCCGGCAGCCCCGCCGAATCCCATCTCATTGACTTCATGGACCAATAACGACGCCGAGAAGATGAGAGTTCCAACACGGGCATGA
- the LOC140010291 gene encoding uncharacterized protein produces MAHEVNRLFPYIGHLPSLLNIAPNMAIIEALLEYWDPKGSVFRFGECELTLTLEEIEGLLQMPGKGSPMVYPTSGTREQFCKFLGLGRASMNQHPDAKSCPLELLYERFGRRDSYDQHHDDFFISKEEWEGKRVQVFGLALTSLLLFPQKHGKVTFSTINMMQNVFLGIKEKTPTLVPIIIADIFTAVTECQKKRGFFYASNLVLQMWAMEHLSKRALNPLGSCLPTANWVESHRERVSRYYRIASPSLFIQEFNALTSDKIQWVLDWTKVRDPAFKTTQFDFIPLASTSGLIMYIPQRVMRQFGYPQRVPIIQEMGSIELNTVAECRSMVLEAWGNLCSLDNLHLDQVNKEEPRVVLEYNDWIKSIIEQGRERVPSVAITLEE; encoded by the coding sequence ATGGCGCATGAGGTGAACCGATTGTTCCCGTACATAGGGCATCTACCGAGTCTTTTGAACATAGCCCCAAACATGGCAATCATTGAAGCACTACTTGAGTATTGGGATCCTAAAGGCTCTGTTTTTCGATTTGGGGAATGCGAGTTAACACTCACTCTAGAAGAGATAGAAGGATTGTTGCAGATGCCTGGGAAGGGAAGCCCTATGGTGTACCCAACTAGTGGCACTAGAGAGCAGTTTTGCAAGTTTCTGGGTTTGGGACGAGCTAGTATGAACCAGCACCCGGACGCAAAATCATGTCCACTGGAGTTATTGTACGAACGATTTGGGAGAAGGGACTCTTATGATCAACACCATGACGACTTCTTCATTAGCAAAGAGGAGTGGGAAGGAAAGCGAGTCCAAGTCTTTGGACTAGCCTTGACTAGTCTACTTTTATTCCCGCAAAAGCATGGGAAGGTTACCTTTTCAACAATCAACATGATGCAAAACGTGTTTCTAGGAATTAAGGAGAAGACCCCTACTTTGGTGCCTATCATCATTGCTGATATCTTCACTGCCGTTACTGAATGCCAAAAGAAGAGGGGGTTTTTCTATGCATCCAACCTGGTGCTCCAAATGTGGGCCATGGAACATCTGTCAAAAAGAGCGCTAAATCCATTGGGGTCCTGTCTTCCAACAGCAAACTGGGTCGAGTCGCACCGAGAAAGGGTTAGCAGATACTATCGAATAGCGTCTCCAAGCTTGTTTATTCAGGAATTCAATGCTCTGACTTCGGATAAGATACAATGGGTTCTCGATTGGACGAAAGTAAGGGATCCGGCTTTCAAGACTACGCAATTTGACTTCATTCCGTTAGCAAGTACCAGTGGGTTGATTATGTACATTCCACAACGAGTTATGAGACAGTTCGGGTACCCGCAGAGAGTGCCAATCATACAAGAAATGGGAAGTATCGAGCTTAATACAGTTGCTGAATGCCGAAGTATGGTGTTGGAAGCTTGGGGGAATCTGTGTAGTTTGGACAACCTGCATTTGGACCAAGTGAATAAAGAAGAGCCTAGGGTCGTCTTGGAGTACAACGACTGGATCAAATCAATAATAGAACAAGGAAGAGAAAGGGTACCGTCAGTCGCTATTACTTTAGAAGAGTAG